In the genome of Rhodamnia argentea isolate NSW1041297 chromosome 3, ASM2092103v1, whole genome shotgun sequence, one region contains:
- the LOC125314026 gene encoding F-box/LRR-repeat protein At5g02910-like — translation MDRILLPRPSSDQDETREPMDYISQLPDAMILHIFSFLTTTESIKTSVLSKRWRSTWTSNPYTFSLPVDKRPKRNSRNFIHFTEAFIDTVLSFWTTTKVKRLLFDVPFHASMQSSIDRLLQFAVRHNFEELSMTLSSGRSSSWPLTVYVLPHFLFRCTTLVSFHVICCCFPMTGAVNWSSLKILRIEFADFDDDAMMRLLSGSPVLESLELKFCQGFKHIRVESRALKELVIDSHGTRSLILEIWAPYLLKLRLVGNSVGAGFKVHEVSSLVEADLNFNLTYALDAFGRVHAHGDLVKGLLQRLHHVRKLVMGSWCLQVLSLMDARELLLPSLECRHLTFLIAADHKGVPRLAKILESSPCLEKLFLQLTCKHSSSWSLQNLGRPNFDAEEFWNSPKRRIYRRLTHVKIVDPGANLSEWEPALSMLKFLLQNTPSLDEIAINSANSNPSKAIDPRVLLEVARIILSHARCSPSAKVILKYPSQGCPSKRTRKS, via the exons ATGGACAGGATCTTACTACCACGTCCTTCTTCTGATCAAGATGAAACCCGAGAGCCAATGGATTACATCAGCCAATTGCCAGACGCCATGATCCTTcatatcttctccttcttgaccACAACAGAATCCATCAAAACCAGTGTCTTGTCCAAGCGATGGCGTTCCACTTGGACCTCTAATCCATATACTTTCTCTCTACCGGTCGACAAAAGGCCGAAACGGAACTCCAGGAACTTCATACATTTCACAGAAGCTTTCATAGACACGGTACTGTCATTCTGGACCACAACTAAGGTAAAAAGGTTGCTCTTTGACGTTCCTTTCCATGCCTCGATGCAGTCGAGCATTGATAGGTTGCTCCAATTTGCTGTCCGGCACAACTTCGAAGAGTTGTCGATGACCCTGTCTAGTGGGCGGTCATCTAGTTGGCCACTCACCGTCTATGTGTTGCCGCATTTCTTGTTCCGCTGCACCACGCTAGTAAGTTTTCACGTGATCTGTTGCTGTTTTCCCATGACTGGCGCTGTGAACTGGTCTTCGCTGAAGATTTTGCGCATTGAATTTGCGGACTTCGATGATGATGCGATGATGAGACTGTTGAGTGGCAGTCCTGTTCTAGAGTCGCTTGAGTTGAAATTCTGCCAGGGGTTCAAGCACATTAGAGTTGAATCAAGAGCTCTGAAAGAGTTGGTGATCGATTCTCACGGGACGCGAAGCTTAATCCTGGAAATTTGGGCTCCTTATCTTCTCAAATTACGCCTAGTGGGCAATTCTGTGGGGGCAGGGTTCAAAGTACATGAGGTATCTTCCTTGGTTGAGGCCGATTTAAATTTCAACTTGACTTATGCACTCGATGCATTCGGTCGGGTTCACGCTCATGGTGATCTTGTCAAAGGGCTTCTCCAGAGGCTGCATCATGTCAGGAAGTTGGTGATGGGGAGCTGGTGCCTTCAG GTGCTGTCGCTAATGGACGCGAGAGAATTGCTTCTTCCATCCTTAGAATGTCGGCATTTGACATTCCTCATTGCAGCGGACCATAAGGGAGTTCCCCGTCTAGCAAAAATACTCGAAAGTTCGCCATGCTTGGAGAAGTTATTCTTACAACTGACTTGCAAACATAGTAGTTCTTGG TCCTTGCAGAATCTTGGCCGTCCCAACTTTGATGCAGAAGAATTCTGGAATTCTCCAAAGCGAAGGATCTACCGGCGTCTGACGCATGTCAAGATTGTCGATCCCGGTGCCAATTTGTCGGAATGGGAACCTGCTCTTTCCATGCTCAAGTTTCTCCTCCAGAATACCCCCAGTTTGGACGAAATAGCGATCAACAGTGCCAATTCCAACCCGTCCAAGGCGATTGATCCACGGGTGCTGCTCGAAGTTGCCCGGATAATTCTGTCGCACGCAAGGTGTTCTCCGAGCGCGAAGGTCATTCTTAAGTATCCTTCCCAAGGATGTCCTTCTAAACGCACACGTAAATCCTGA
- the LOC125314028 gene encoding putative disease resistance protein RGA1, with protein MDTITAVLLDAEEQQAKNHRLQLWLRRLRDVLYDAEDVLDELKCEALRKRVINRYGGVKEKVHRFFSLSNPMILRAKISRKIKEIRETLSKISIEKNQFDLNVRSVDNGVVHLRSREMTYSFVNKLDVVGRESDKEKIIEILMQSDRKNLSVIPIVGIGGMGKTALAKLVYNDDNVKEQFESRLWVCVPEDFDLKKTIEGIIKDATGQSSSNLDIQQLQISLRYIIKDKKFLLVLDDVWSNDRSRWEELKALLTEGASGSKIIVTTRSSKVASITGTHPAHNLRGLSHEDSMALFKKWAFDQKEKHPRPDLLEMGDDIVKKCQGVPLLVKTLGSLLFAKDEVPYWAHIRDSEVWKLVEEKEDLLPVLKLSYDHLPSHLKRCFATFSLFPRGFEFHSGRLGALWMASGLISSTTEKEDSSVEYVKELRKRSLIQEVEESESILTFKVHDLVHSLATIVARNDCSIVGLDTEEISERARYVSFSSYSSEGISNFDGVPPFLRKPTSKRLHVIDFQLDVKDGVITREFASTCVSKCNNLRYVYLRNGSLEELPSSICNLKQLRTLLLSGNKRLKKLPDTICELQSLLHLYLDGCSELGELPKNMQRLVSLRLLTVTTKQKSP; from the coding sequence ATGGATACCATTACAGCCGTGTTGTTAGATGCTGAGGAGCAACAGGCGAAGAACCACCGCCTGCAACTGTGGCTACGTCGGCTTCGAGACGTGTTGTACGATGCGGAGGATGTGCTCGATGAACTCAAGTGTGAAGCCTTACGGAAGCGGGTAATCAATCGGTACGGGGGCGTCAAAGAGAAGGTACAccgcttcttttctctctctaatccaATGATACTCCGTGCAAAAATCAGTCGTAAGATCAAGGAGATTAGGGAGACATTATCAAAAATTTCCATCGAAAAGAATCAGTTTGATCTTAATGTGCGGAGTGTCGACAATGGTGTGGTGCATTTGCGATCACGAGAGATGACTTACTCGTTCGTAAACAAGTTGGATGTCGTCGGAAGAGAAAGTGATAAGGAAAAGATAATTGAGATATTAATGCAATCAGATCGGAAAAATCTCTCGGTGATTCCCATTGTCGGAATAGGAGGTATGGGCAAAACGGCCCTAGCTAAATTAGTTTATAACGACGACAACGTGAAAGAGCAATTCGAATCACGACTATGGGTGTGCGTGCCCGAGGACtttgatttaaagaaaactatcgAAGGAATCATCAAAGATGCAACTGGTCAAAGCTCGAGTAACCTTGACATTCAGCAATTGCAAATCTCTTTGCGATACATCATCAAAGACAAGAAATTTCTACTAGTCTTGGATGACGTATGGAGCAACGACCGCAGTAGATGGGAAGAATTGAAAGCTTTGCTAACCGAAGGAGCGAGTGGAAGCAAGATAATTGTGACAACGCGCAGTTCAAAAGTCGCTTCTATAACGGGTACCCATCCGGCACATAATCTAAGAGGTCTTTCTCATGAAGACTCCATGGCCTTGTTCAAAAAATGGGCTTTcgaccaaaaggaaaagcacCCACGTCCTGATCTCCTTGAAATGGGAGATGACATTGTCAAAAAATGTCAAGGAGTTCCTCTCCTTGTGAAAACTTTGGGGAGTCTACTTTTCGCAAAGGACGAAGTACCATATTGGGCTCATATAAGAGATAGCGAGGTATGGAAGTTagtggaagaaaaagaggaccTTCTGCCAGTACTTAAGCTCAGTTATGATCATTTACCGTCCCACTTAAAACGTTGCTTTGCCACATTTTCGCTTTTTCCCAGAGGGTTTGAATTTCATAGCGGTCGTTTAGGTGCCTTATGGATGGCTTCAGGACTCATTAGTTCAACAACGGAAAAAGAAGACAGTAGTGTTGAGTACGTCAAAGAGTTGCGGAAGAGATCTTTGATCCAAGAAGTTGAGGAGTCCGAATCAATATTAACTTTTAAAGTGCACGATCTAGTCCATTCTCTTGCAACGATTGTGGCTCGAAATGATTGCTCCATTGTTGGCTTAGACACTGAAGAGATTTCGGAAAGAGCACGGTACGTTTCGTTCTCTAGTTATTCTTCAGAGGGTATCTCAAATTTTGATGGAGTCCCACCATTTCTGAGAAAACCAACTTCGAAGAGGCTCCATGTAATTGATTTTCAATTAGATGTCAAGGATGGAGTTATTACTAGAGAGTTTGCTAGCACCTGTGTCTCCAAGTGTAACAATTTACGGTATGTGTATTTAAGAAATGGTAGTCTTGAGGAGCTTCCAAGTTCAATATGCAACTTGAAGCAATTGAGGACGTTACTTCTCTCTGGGAACAAGCGACTGAAGAAGCTTCCGGATACCATTTGCGAGCTGCAGAGTTTGCTACACTTATATCTCGATGGTTGCTCAGAGTTAGGCGAATTACCCAAAAATATGCAGAGGCTTGTCAGCCTTAGACTTCTAACAGTAACAACAAAGCAGAAGAGTCCGTAA